TACGACGCCAGGTGGCCGAGGCGCTGACCGACCACGACCGGGTCGAGGTCAAGGTCGCGATCGACGATGCCGAGGCCCAGCGGATCGCGACCTGGTCCGGCCTGCGCCGCGAGGGCGTCCAGCGCGGGCGCGCGGGCGACGTGGTCGTCTACGCGCGCCTGGTCGACGACGTCCCGGTGCACGAGCCGGGCGGCTTCCGCGCGCTGCTCAACTCGTTCCTGCCCCGCAAGCGCGGGATCGCGCAGATGCTGGTCCGCGACGCCGACGGCCCCGCGGCACGGGTGCTGATGTGCAACCTGACCTACAAGACCGACTGGGACCTGCCCGGAGGCGTGGTCGAGGTCGGTGAGTCGCCGCACGTCGCCGTCGCTCGCGAGGTCGAGGAGGAGCTCGCCCTCGAGATCCCCGCCGGCCGGCTGCTGCTGACCGACTGGCTGCCGCCGTGGGGCGGCTGGGACGACGCGCTCTGCCTCGTGTTCGACGGCGGCGCGCACCCCGCGTCGATCGTCGAGCAGGTCGTGCCGCAGGCCCGCGAGATCCGCAGCGCGGCCTTCCTCACCCTCGACGAGGTCGACGAGCGGGCCGCGGACTTCACCGCCCGGCGGGTGCGAGCTGCTCTGGCGAGTCTCGCGGGCGAGGGTCCCGGCTATACCGAGTCCGGCCGCTGAGCCGACCGGACCAGCGGGCCTGGGCGACCAGCACGCCGAGCACCAGCAGCGCGCCACCGGCCAGCTCGCCGGTCGACGGGACCTCGTCGAGCAGCGCCCACGCCGACCCGATCGCGACCGGCGGGACGAGCAGGATCCACGGCACCACGGCCGACGACGGGTTGCGCGACAGCAGCCCGTTGAAGAGGCCGTAGCCGACCAGCGAGGCGAGCCCGGCGGTGTAGACGGTGGACAGGCCGGCCCGCCACCCGAACGCGGCGACGCCGTCCGCGACCGCGCTCGGGCCGTCGACGACGAGCGAGAGCAGCACCAGCGGGACCGGGACGACGAGCGCCGACCAGACCGTGAGCGAGAGGCCGCCGGTCGCTCCGGAGGCACGGGACACGACGTTGCCGATCGCCCACATCAGCGCCGCCGACAGGCACAGCAGGAGGGCGATCGCCGGGACGTGCCCGCCGCGGCCGAGGCCGACGACGACCAGCCCGACGGCGCCGAGGAGGACGCCGGCGACCTGCGGCCGCGTCGGCCGCTCGCGCAGCACCACCGCGGCGAGCGCGATGGTCAGCACGACCTGCGCCTGGAGGACCAGGCCCGCGAGCCCCGGCGGCATGCCGGCGTCCATCGCGACGTAGAGGAACCCGAACTGGCCCAGCGACATGAAGACGCCCACCGCCGCCACGGTGCGCCACGGGACGGGCGGACGCGGGAGCAGGAAGACCGCCGGCACGACCACGGCGAGGAAGCGCGCGGCGAGGAACAGGAGCGGCGGCACGTCGCCCATCCCCCAGTCGATCACGACGAAGTTGAAGCCCCAGATCACGGCGACGAGGGCGGCGAGGGCCTGGTCCTTGCGGGTCACCCGTCCATCGTCGCCGCCGGAACCATGAAGCACCAGCGAATAGATCTGCGCAACTTCATGTAGCGTTGCTGCATGATTGACCTGGACGCCCTCGCCGGCCTGCGCGCCGTCGCCACCCACGGATCGGTCGTCGCCGCCGCGGCGGCGACCGGCTTCACCCCAAGCGCGATCTCCCAGCAGGTCAAGCGCCTCGAGCGGCAGACCGGCGTCCCCCTGCTCGAGCGGGTCGGCCGCGGGGTGATGCTCACCAGCCACGGCCAGCACCTCGTCGACGCCGGCGAGCAGGTCCTGGCCGATCTCGAGCAGCTCGAGGCGGGGCTGCAGCAGCGGGCCGGCGTGGTCGCCGGCCGGGTCCGGCTCGCCGCCTTCTCCACCGCCATGCGCGGGCTGATCGCCCCGATCGCCCGCTCCCTGCGCGACGCCCACCCCGACCTCACCCTCACCCTGGACGAGCGCGAGCCGTGGGACGTCGTGGACCTCGTCGCCTCGGGCCAGGCCGAGCTCGGGATCGTCCACCGCTGGGGCGGCGTACCGCTCGCGGTGCCGGACCACGTCGTCAGCACGCCGGTCGCCACGGACCTCGCCGACCTCGTCGTGCACCGCGACGACCCGCTGGCCCGGTGTGCGCGGGTGACGCCGCACGACCTCGTCGACGTCGGCTGGATCGCCACCCCCGAGGGCACGATCTGTCGCCAGTGGCTCTCCCGCATGTACGACGGCACCGGCCGCCCGCCCCGCATCGCCCACGTCTCCGGGGAGTTCGAGTCGCACCTCGCCCTCGTCCGCGCCGGCCTCGGCGTCGCGCTGATCCCGCGGATGGGGCGCGCGCCACTGGGCGAGGAGCTGGTCGCCGTACGGGTGGAGGACCCGGAGCCGATCCGGCTCGTCGACGCCCTGCACCGGCGCACGATGGCCGACTCCCCCGCCGTGCAGGCGGTGCTGGCTGCGTTCGCGGGAGTGGGCGGCTGACGGTCGATCGCGCCGCAATCGAACCGGTGCTCAGAGGCCCCGCCCGGGAAATTGATTGACGTCAATCAATTTCGCGGGCGGGCACGTCCGCGCCCGGTCGCCGGTCCAGGGCCTCGCGGGCGAAGTAGGTCGCGCCCGCGACGGCGCCCGGCATCACCGCGATGCCGCCGAGGGGGATCAGGAAGCACGCCTGCACGCAGACCCCGAAGCCGAGCATCGCCCGGCGGTGCTCGGCCATCAGCTCGCGGCGCTGCGCGCGGTCCATGCCGCGGGCCTCGAGCGGGCGCGACACCAGCTCGCCGGCGAGCAGGCGCCCGGCCAGGACGAGGCCGATGCAGAAGCCGGCGATCGCGCCGACCAGCGGGAGCAGCCCGATGACGAAGACGAGGATCGCGGTGCCGATGCCCATCAGCACGAGCTGGACGCCGTCGAGGATCCCGCGCAGCCAGCCGACGCCCTGCTCGGGCACGTCGCCGCCGAGGGAGATCTCGACCTCCTTCCAGATCTTCTCGTAGAAGGGGTCGCCGACCGCGAGGGTCAGGCCGGTGAAGGTGATGATCGAGAGCATCGCCGCGCCCGCCAGCACCAGCACGAAGAGCACCGCGCGGAAGGTGGTGCGGAGGGCGTCGTACCAGTCGTCGGCGAAGGGCGTGGCCCAGTCGATGACGTCGTCGGCGTACATCACGAGCACGACGAACAGCGTCACGATGAGCGCGGCGCTGATCAGCGCCGGGATGATCCCGAGCAGCATCAGCCGCGGCCGGTGCTTCCACAGGCGCATGCCCTGCGCGAGGAAGCCGGCGCCCTGCCGGACTCCCATCGCCCGGCTCGCGGGCGTGACCGACATCAGGCGTCCGACTTCAGAAGAGGGCAGACGCGAGGGCCTGGCGGCCCTTGAGCACCCGCGGGTCGTCGTTGCCGACGGCGCCGAACAGGCCGAGCAGGTGCTCGCGGGCGCGGTCGCGGTCCTTGCCGGCGGTACGACGAACGAGCTCGACCAGCCGCGCGAAGGCGTCCTCGACGTGGCCGCCGAGCATGTCGAGGTCGGCGACCAGGGTCTGCGCGTCGACGTCGTCGGGGTTGGCGGCGGCGGCCGCCCGCGCCGCGTTGAGGTCGGCGCCCTGAGTGCGCTGGAGCACCTTGGCCATCGCCAGGCCGGCCGCGGCCTCGTGGTCGGCGGGGTTGGCGTCGGCGAGCTTCTGGTACTCGGCCACCGCGGCGTCGATGTCGCCCGCGGCGAGGGCCTCCTGCGCGGGCGCGTATCGCGGGTCGAGCTCGGGCTCGCCGTCCTCGCCCACCTCGCCGGCAGCGGCGCCGCCGAAGGCGTTGGGCTGGTGGCGCCCGGCGATGCCCTGGGCGGTCAGCTGCTGGGCGAACTGGTTGAAGAGCGCGCGGATGTCGTCGATCGGGGCGGCGCCCGGGATCGGCTGGGTCGCCGGGCGGCCGTCGAGGATGACCAGCATCAGCGGCACCTGCGGGATCTGCATCGCCTGCGCGATCTGGGGCACCGCGTCGACGTCGATGGTCGCGGCGAGGAAGCGGCCGTCGTACTCGTCGGCGACGGTGGCCACGTCGCGGGCCAGCTGCTCGCTCTCGGGCGACTGCGAGGGCGAGTGGAAGACGAGCACCACCGGCGCCGTCATCGACGCCTCGAGCACAGTCTGGAAGTTGGCCTCGTCGATCGCCACCGAGTACGCCGAGCCGCCTGCGGGAGCGCTGCTCGCGCCACCTGTCGGCGCTCCGGCGGGCGCGGCTCCGGCGGGCCGCTTCAGCGCCGAGAGGTCGATGGCTCCGGGACGGGAGAACGGCTGCTGCGTCATGGCAGCAAATCCTACGGAACGGTGGTCAGTTCGGGACTCGGGGTCCGCGCAGGCCCGCTCGCTGGACCACGCGCTGGATCGCCAGGTCGCGGTCGTCGGGCCGGCCGACGTACCGGATGTCGCGCAGGCCCTGCTCCTGGGCGGCGGACTCGAAGCAGAAGTGGCCGAAGCCGAGGATCCGTCCGTGCAGCGGCTTCTTGACCGAGATGTCGAGGATCCGGCTGAGCGGCATGGTCGCCAGGCTCTGCGACAGCACGCCGTGGACGCGGAACACCCGCATGTTGGTGATCACGAACCGGTCGCGCAGCACCGCGAGGCCGCCCCACGCGGCGTGGCCGAGCAGCCCCACCGCCACGATGATGAAGAACCAGGCGACCTCGACGGCGACGAACCAGCTCGCGACCAGCAGCAGGGTGGCCAGCACGGCCTCGGCGCCCGGTCGCAGGTAGGCGAACCAGTGGTGCGTGACCTCGTCGACCACGACCTCGCCCTCGTCACGCAGGAGGTGCTTGCCGATCTTCGGGTCGCCGAGTCGCAGGACGACGCCCGCGACGAAGCTCATGGTGGCTCTCGGATCAGTCCATCGCGCCGACGAAGTCGATGACGCCGTTGAACGCATCGGTCGTCAGGTCCCAGCCGTTGCTGGCGGCGCTCTTGGAGGTGTCGGCCAGGCCGTTGGGGTCCGTGAACATCCAGAACCCGAGGAACACGATCACCACGAGGGCGATCACCTTCTTGGCGTCCATCGGCGGGCGTCTCCATCCTGGTCCGGCGTGCTACGGGGCACAGTTCGACACATTGGTACCAAAAGCCCCACCGGTGCCGTGGGAGGCGCGCTGCACGCTACGAGCAGGCGTGCAGCAGCCCGTTGCCGGCCCCGGAGGGAACGGTGCCGTCGCGCAGCCACGCGTCGAAGAACCCGTCCAGGTCCTCCCCCGTCTCGCTGGCCGCCAGCGCCTCGAACTGGGCCACGCTCGCGTTGCCGTCGTGGTGCTGCGCCACCCAGGTGCGGAGCAGGTCGCGCAGGGCCGTCGCGCCGATCCGGTTCTGCAGGGCCGCGAGGACCATCGCGCCGCGGTCGTAGACCGCCTCGTCGAAGATGTTCGCCGCTCCGGGGGCGGTGAGGTCGAGGGTCCAGAACGACGACCCGGACTCGTGGCAGCGGTCCTGGTAGGCCGCGTTGAGCCACGACGCCACCGACGGCCCGCCGTGCGCGGCGGCGTACGCGACCTCGGAGAAGGTCGCGAAGCCCTCGTTGATCCAGATGTCCTTCCAGCGGTGGACGGCGACGCTGTCGCCGAACCACTGGTGCGCGAGCTCGTGCACGACCACGCTGGGATAGATCCAGGCGCCGTACGTCGGCCGGGTCTGGTTCTCGAGCGCGAAGCCGACGTCGAGACCGGTCACCAGGCCGCCGGTGGACGTGAACGGGTAGGTGCCGAGCCAGCCCTGCAGCCAGTCGGTGACCGGCCCGCTCTGCCGCAGCTGCCTCATCGCGCGGGTGCGGTCGCCGGACGAGAGCTGTTGCGAGACCGCGTAGTAGTACGGGATGCCCTTGCCGGTACGGCCGCTCGCGACGTCGTAGCCACCGGCGGCGAAGAAGGCGAGATAGGTCACCATCGGGTCGACCGTCCGCCAGTGGGTCGTGGCGCGGGTGCCGCTCACCGTGCGGCTGACGAGCGAGCCGTTGCTGACGACCCGCTTGGCGCGCGGGACGCTCACCCGGACGTCGAAGACCGCCTTGTCGGTGGGGTGGTCGTTGGACGGGAACCACCACGGCGCCATGTGCGGCTGGTTCATCGCGACGACCTCGTTGCGGTCGGCCAGCCAGTTCCGCTCCCCGCCGTAGGTGTAGGCGTCGGGCTTCCCGGCGTAGGTCACGTCCACCCGGAAGATGTCGCCGCTCGCGATCGTCGCCGGCGGCACCACCTTCAGCTCGTGGTTGAGCGGCTTGGCGAACCGGGCGGTGCGGCCGTCGACCTTGACCGCCGAGACCGGCAGCAGCAGGTCGAGGGTGAAGCTGGTCAGGTCCTGCTTCGCGCGCATCGTCACGACGGTGCGGCCGCGCAGGGTGCGGGAGCCGAAGTCGTAGGAGACCTGGATGTTGTAGCGCAGGGCGTCCGTGCCGCCGTTGCCGTCGTACTTCCAGTAGGGGTCGGGACCGACGGGCGAGCCCGGCCCGGCCGTGAGGGTGGCAGCGCCCGCGCCGGACAGACCCGGGACGAGCAGCAGGAGGAACACCACGAGAACGGTCCGCATGCGCATCGGGCCACCCTACGTCCCGCAGCCGTCGGAGGGGCGAGCTAATTCGGTTGCCCCGGCGAACGGATGTCGGTCACCATCGGGTGCGTCCGTCCGCGCGTTCCCGCGGACCCGTCGAGAGGAGCGTGACATGTCCATGACTGTCCTCGGCCTGCCTTCAGACCGAACCCTTTCGACCCACAGGAGCACCCGTCTTGTTCCAGGAGAACCTCTCCCCTGATCTCGATGCACCCCGCATCGCCCCCCGCATCGACCCCGGCATCGATCCCCGCTTCGTCTTCGACTACCAGTCCTACGACGAGGTCGAGCCCGGCCAGCGATGGTCGACCTGGCTCTCCGTCGAGCCGCTGTCCCGCGGCCCCGAGCCCCGCCCCGACTGGGTGGTCACCTCGCAGGGCGCGATCGACACCGAGCTCGGCATCCTGAAGACCGGCAAGGAGGCCGACGTCTTCCTGCTGGACCGCACCGACCCGCACGACCCGGCGCAGTCCGTGGTGATGGCGGCCAAGCGCTACCGCGCGCCCGACCACCGCACCTTCCACCGCTCGGCGAGCTACACCGAGGGCCGCAGCATGAAGCGCTCCCGCGACGAGCGCGCCATCAAGCGCAAGAGCACGTTCGGCCGCGAGGTCGCCGCCGGCGAGTGGGCGGTGTCGGAGTGGAACGCGCTCAAGCGCTGCTGGGAGCTCGGCCTGCCGGTCCCCTACCCCGTGCAGGTCGACGGCACCGAGATCCTGATGGAGTGGATCTCGGTCGACGGCGAGACCGCGCCCCGGCTCGCCCAGACCCGGCCGGAGCCCGCGCTGCTGGCGTCGTACCTCGACCAGCTGCGGGACGCGATGGCGACGCTGGTGCAGGCCGGTCTCGTGCACGGCGACCTGTCGCCGTACAACATCCTCGCGGCCGGCGAGCGGCTCGTCATCATCGACCTGCCCCAGCTCGTCGACCTGGTCGGCAACGCCCAGGGCTTCGACTTCCTGCTGCGCGACTGCACGAACGTCTGCTCGTGGTTCACGCGGCGCGGGCTGGAGGTCGATCCGCAGGAGCTGTTCGGCGAGCTGGTGGCCCACGCCTTCTGAGGAAGGCCGGGTCGCTCAGAGGAAGCCGCGCACCAGGTCGTGGTAGCCCGGCGGCTCCAGCAGGAACGAGTCGTGGCCCCACGGAGACGCGATCTCCGCGTGGTCCACGGCCACCCCGCGCGCGGCCAGCTGGTCGCGGATCCGCAGCGAGTGGGCCGTCGGGAAGCGCCAGTCGGAGTCGAAGGACAACAGCCGGAAGCGCGTCGACGGTACGACGTCCGGGTGGCTCCCGAACGGGTCGAAGTAGTCCATCGGCCGGGTCAGGTGGAGGTACGACAGCGCGTCGAACCGGCGCAGGAAGGACTCCCCCTGGTGCTGCAGGTAGTCCTCGACCTCGAAGTCGGCACCGAGCCGCTTGTCGGTGCCCGAGGTCGCCCGCCGGTGGCCGAACTTCGCCTCCAGCGACGTCCCGGACACGTAGGTGATGTGGGCCATCATCCGGGCGATCTTGAGCCCGTGGCGTGGCGAGGTGCCGTGGTCGGCGTACCGGCCGTCGTGGAAGTCGGGGTCCTCGAGGATGGCGGCACGGGCCACC
Above is a genomic segment from Nocardioides aromaticivorans containing:
- a CDS encoding serine protein kinase RIO, producing MFQENLSPDLDAPRIAPRIDPGIDPRFVFDYQSYDEVEPGQRWSTWLSVEPLSRGPEPRPDWVVTSQGAIDTELGILKTGKEADVFLLDRTDPHDPAQSVVMAAKRYRAPDHRTFHRSASYTEGRSMKRSRDERAIKRKSTFGREVAAGEWAVSEWNALKRCWELGLPVPYPVQVDGTEILMEWISVDGETAPRLAQTRPEPALLASYLDQLRDAMATLVQAGLVHGDLSPYNILAAGERLVIIDLPQLVDLVGNAQGFDFLLRDCTNVCSWFTRRGLEVDPQELFGELVAHAF
- a CDS encoding NUDIX domain-containing protein, with translation MSEQPEISHATVDDGIARLTWTSDLTERGWQAAVDVVRRQVAEALTDHDRVEVKVAIDDAEAQRIATWSGLRREGVQRGRAGDVVVYARLVDDVPVHEPGGFRALLNSFLPRKRGIAQMLVRDADGPAARVLMCNLTYKTDWDLPGGVVEVGESPHVAVAREVEEELALEIPAGRLLLTDWLPPWGGWDDALCLVFDGGAHPASIVEQVVPQAREIRSAAFLTLDEVDERAADFTARRVRAALASLAGEGPGYTESGR
- a CDS encoding EamA family transporter: MTRKDQALAALVAVIWGFNFVVIDWGMGDVPPLLFLAARFLAVVVPAVFLLPRPPVPWRTVAAVGVFMSLGQFGFLYVAMDAGMPPGLAGLVLQAQVVLTIALAAVVLRERPTRPQVAGVLLGAVGLVVVGLGRGGHVPAIALLLCLSAALMWAIGNVVSRASGATGGLSLTVWSALVVPVPLVLLSLVVDGPSAVADGVAAFGWRAGLSTVYTAGLASLVGYGLFNGLLSRNPSSAVVPWILLVPPVAIGSAWALLDEVPSTGELAGGALLVLGVLVAQARWSGRLSGRTRYSRDPRPRDSPEQLAPAGR
- a CDS encoding LysR family transcriptional regulator, encoding MIDLDALAGLRAVATHGSVVAAAAATGFTPSAISQQVKRLERQTGVPLLERVGRGVMLTSHGQHLVDAGEQVLADLEQLEAGLQQRAGVVAGRVRLAAFSTAMRGLIAPIARSLRDAHPDLTLTLDEREPWDVVDLVASGQAELGIVHRWGGVPLAVPDHVVSTPVATDLADLVVHRDDPLARCARVTPHDLVDVGWIATPEGTICRQWLSRMYDGTGRPPRIAHVSGEFESHLALVRAGLGVALIPRMGRAPLGEELVAVRVEDPEPIRLVDALHRRTMADSPAVQAVLAAFAGVGG
- a CDS encoding M1 family metallopeptidase — its product is MRMRTVLVVFLLLLVPGLSGAGAATLTAGPGSPVGPDPYWKYDGNGGTDALRYNIQVSYDFGSRTLRGRTVVTMRAKQDLTSFTLDLLLPVSAVKVDGRTARFAKPLNHELKVVPPATIASGDIFRVDVTYAGKPDAYTYGGERNWLADRNEVVAMNQPHMAPWWFPSNDHPTDKAVFDVRVSVPRAKRVVSNGSLVSRTVSGTRATTHWRTVDPMVTYLAFFAAGGYDVASGRTGKGIPYYYAVSQQLSSGDRTRAMRQLRQSGPVTDWLQGWLGTYPFTSTGGLVTGLDVGFALENQTRPTYGAWIYPSVVVHELAHQWFGDSVAVHRWKDIWINEGFATFSEVAYAAAHGGPSVASWLNAAYQDRCHESGSSFWTLDLTAPGAANIFDEAVYDRGAMVLAALQNRIGATALRDLLRTWVAQHHDGNASVAQFEALAASETGEDLDGFFDAWLRDGTVPSGAGNGLLHACS
- a CDS encoding co-chaperone YbbN, translating into MTQQPFSRPGAIDLSALKRPAGAAPAGAPTGGASSAPAGGSAYSVAIDEANFQTVLEASMTAPVVLVFHSPSQSPESEQLARDVATVADEYDGRFLAATIDVDAVPQIAQAMQIPQVPLMLVILDGRPATQPIPGAAPIDDIRALFNQFAQQLTAQGIAGRHQPNAFGGAAAGEVGEDGEPELDPRYAPAQEALAAGDIDAAVAEYQKLADANPADHEAAAGLAMAKVLQRTQGADLNAARAAAAANPDDVDAQTLVADLDMLGGHVEDAFARLVELVRRTAGKDRDRAREHLLGLFGAVGNDDPRVLKGRQALASALF
- a CDS encoding PH domain-containing protein, which encodes MSFVAGVVLRLGDPKIGKHLLRDEGEVVVDEVTHHWFAYLRPGAEAVLATLLLVASWFVAVEVAWFFIIVAVGLLGHAAWGGLAVLRDRFVITNMRVFRVHGVLSQSLATMPLSRILDISVKKPLHGRILGFGHFCFESAAQEQGLRDIRYVGRPDDRDLAIQRVVQRAGLRGPRVPN
- a CDS encoding EI24 domain-containing protein; amino-acid sequence: MSVTPASRAMGVRQGAGFLAQGMRLWKHRPRLMLLGIIPALISAALIVTLFVVLVMYADDVIDWATPFADDWYDALRTTFRAVLFVLVLAGAAMLSIITFTGLTLAVGDPFYEKIWKEVEISLGGDVPEQGVGWLRGILDGVQLVLMGIGTAILVFVIGLLPLVGAIAGFCIGLVLAGRLLAGELVSRPLEARGMDRAQRRELMAEHRRAMLGFGVCVQACFLIPLGGIAVMPGAVAGATYFAREALDRRPGADVPAREID